A genome region from Streptomyces pratensis includes the following:
- a CDS encoding BACON domain-containing protein, whose translation MTSSSLETSTHTTGAPRAHRRAPRPSAQRTSARYEPYLDGLFTYCLSVLCDHEAATDALGSVLAIAERQEGRCPAAEEERKSWLYALARWTCLRALTEQRRGRQAHRRPPAPRADAQRGGTPASGTRDSPEDAAAPGCHTESPAAEARRRELAQLAWPEAAGTTPEQREALELAVRHGLPPRAVAAVLGLGPGSARELLAGAACEVERTRAALAVVETGDCPAVARLTGAHQVLLSAALRRELVRHVDDCPRCRRAAERAGATGPWPGATVAPAAALPLVEAPRPSVHVALAHARRTRCAPRFGRTGFPLDPKDHAARRDRLRARVVTTTVVATVVAAPVIALWAAYRGAPLTGEGRDTAVTATDVDGEPGPESAPYDHYENAGNARADGRGGFTDGARNPDVSAEVVSVGAGPSAGSFAVSVRSSGGRTAITLTATGDETVVWSARADAPWLHLSRTSGTVAPGRGVTLYVFVNPAAEPQGPWSARVLLAPAGSAVAITGYGATAPRPGHPEPSPDRSSEPPGPTPPSPPPSTDPTPSPTDPTDPPEPSPTPTDPPTDTPGSPGPTPSPSDGSTGPAPSNSPTTVPGEPSAPEG comes from the coding sequence GTGACGAGCAGCAGTCTGGAGACCTCCACGCACACCACCGGCGCACCCCGGGCGCACCGTCGTGCGCCCCGTCCCTCGGCGCAGCGGACGTCCGCACGTTACGAGCCCTATCTCGACGGCCTGTTCACCTACTGCCTCTCCGTGCTCTGCGACCACGAGGCGGCCACCGATGCGCTCGGCTCGGTCCTGGCGATCGCCGAACGGCAGGAAGGCCGGTGCCCCGCGGCCGAGGAGGAACGTAAATCCTGGCTGTACGCCCTGGCCAGATGGACGTGCCTGCGGGCCCTCACCGAGCAGCGCCGGGGCCGCCAGGCGCACCGGCGCCCGCCCGCCCCGCGTGCCGACGCGCAGCGCGGGGGCACCCCCGCGTCCGGCACCCGCGACAGTCCGGAGGACGCCGCCGCCCCCGGCTGCCACACGGAGTCCCCGGCGGCCGAGGCACGCCGGCGCGAACTCGCACAACTGGCCTGGCCCGAGGCCGCGGGCACCACCCCCGAGCAGCGCGAGGCGCTCGAACTCGCCGTGCGCCACGGGCTGCCCCCGCGCGCCGTCGCCGCCGTCCTCGGCCTCGGTCCCGGCAGCGCGCGGGAACTCCTGGCCGGTGCGGCCTGCGAGGTGGAGCGCACCCGCGCCGCCCTCGCCGTCGTGGAGACGGGGGACTGTCCCGCCGTCGCCCGGCTCACCGGCGCCCACCAGGTGCTGCTCTCGGCGGCCCTGCGCCGGGAGCTGGTCCGGCACGTCGACGACTGCCCCCGCTGCCGCCGGGCAGCCGAACGCGCCGGTGCGACCGGCCCCTGGCCCGGTGCGACCGTCGCCCCGGCCGCCGCCCTTCCGCTCGTCGAGGCCCCCCGCCCCTCGGTACACGTCGCCCTGGCACACGCCCGGCGGACCCGGTGCGCCCCTCGTTTCGGCCGGACGGGCTTTCCGCTGGACCCCAAGGACCACGCCGCGCGCCGGGACCGGCTGCGCGCCCGGGTCGTGACGACGACGGTCGTGGCGACGGTCGTCGCCGCCCCGGTGATCGCCCTGTGGGCCGCCTACCGGGGCGCGCCGCTGACCGGCGAGGGCCGCGACACCGCGGTCACCGCGACGGACGTGGACGGTGAGCCGGGCCCCGAGAGCGCTCCGTACGACCACTACGAGAACGCGGGCAACGCCCGCGCCGACGGTCGGGGCGGTTTCACGGACGGCGCCCGGAATCCGGACGTCTCGGCGGAGGTCGTCAGCGTCGGCGCCGGCCCGTCAGCGGGCTCGTTCGCGGTCTCGGTCCGCTCCTCCGGCGGCCGTACTGCCATCACCCTGACCGCGACGGGAGACGAAACCGTCGTCTGGTCGGCACGGGCGGACGCCCCCTGGCTGCACCTCAGCCGTACGTCCGGCACGGTCGCCCCCGGCCGTGGCGTCACCCTGTACGTGTTCGTGAACCCCGCTGCCGAGCCGCAGGGGCCGTGGAGCGCCCGCGTCCTGCTCGCCCCGGCGGGGTCGGCGGTCGCGATCACCGGCTACGGCGCCACGGCTCCGCGCCCCGGGCACCCGGAGCCGTCCCCGGACCGGTCCTCCGAGCCGCCGGGCCCCACACCGCCGTCCCCGCCCCCGTCGACGGATCCGACGCCGTCCCCCACCGATCCCACGGACCCGCCCGAGCCGTCGCCCACCCCCACGGATCCGCCGACGGACACACCGGGCTCTCCCGGCCCCACCCCGTCACCGTCCGACGGATCCACCGGGCCCGCCCCGTCGAATAGTCCGACGACGGTCCCGGGAGAGCCCTCCGCACCGGAGGGCTGA
- the ilvD gene encoding dihydroxy-acid dehydratase, producing the protein MPQLRSRTVTHGRNMAGARALMRASGVASEDIGKPIIAVANSFTEFVPGHTHLAPVGRIVSEAIQAAGAVPREFNTIAVDDGIAMGHGGMLYSLPSRDLIADSVEYMVEAHCADALICISNCDKITPGMLMAAMRLNIPTVFVSGGPMEAGKTTLVDGTVRTLDLVDAISDAVNDKISDADILRIEENACPTCGSCSGMFTANSMNCLAEAIGLALPGNGSVLATHTARRALYENAGRTVVEITKRHYGEDDHSVLPRSIATREAFENAMALDIAMGGSTNTILHLLAAAQEAELAFGLPEMDEISRRVPCLAKVAPNVAPGGTYYMEDVHRAGGIPAILGELYRGGLLNENVHSVHADSLDEWLKTWDVRGGSPSAESLDLWYAAPGCKRSATAFSQSERWDTLDTDAAGGCIRSVEHAYSKDGGLAVLKGNLAVDGCVVKTAGVDESIWTFEGPAVVCESQDEAVDKILRKEIKDGDVVVIRYEGPKGGPGMQEMLYPTSFLKGRGLGKTCALVTDGRFSGGTSGLSIGHASPEAASGGTIALVEDGDRIAIDIPNRTIELLVSDEELARRDQALGGVYAPRNRDRKVSQALRAYAAMATSADKGAVRDVSKLG; encoded by the coding sequence ATGCCCCAGCTGAGGTCCCGCACTGTCACCCACGGCCGCAACATGGCGGGCGCCCGCGCCCTTATGCGGGCGTCCGGCGTAGCCAGTGAGGACATTGGCAAGCCGATCATCGCGGTGGCCAACTCCTTCACGGAGTTCGTGCCCGGGCACACCCACCTCGCCCCCGTCGGCCGCATCGTCTCCGAGGCGATCCAGGCGGCGGGCGCGGTGCCCCGCGAGTTCAACACCATCGCGGTCGACGACGGCATCGCCATGGGACACGGCGGGATGCTCTACAGCCTGCCTTCCCGCGACCTCATCGCGGACAGCGTCGAGTACATGGTCGAGGCCCACTGCGCCGACGCCCTGATCTGCATCTCCAACTGCGACAAGATCACCCCCGGCATGCTGATGGCTGCGATGCGCCTCAACATCCCGACCGTGTTCGTCTCCGGCGGTCCCATGGAAGCCGGCAAGACCACCCTGGTCGACGGAACGGTCCGCACGCTCGACCTCGTCGACGCGATCTCGGACGCCGTCAACGACAAGATCTCCGACGCCGACATCCTCCGCATCGAGGAGAACGCCTGTCCGACCTGCGGCAGCTGTTCGGGCATGTTCACCGCCAACTCGATGAACTGCCTCGCCGAGGCCATCGGCCTGGCCCTCCCGGGCAACGGCTCGGTCCTCGCCACGCACACGGCCCGCAGGGCGCTGTACGAGAACGCCGGCCGCACGGTCGTCGAGATCACCAAGCGCCACTACGGGGAGGACGACCACTCCGTCCTGCCCCGCAGCATCGCCACCCGTGAGGCCTTCGAGAACGCCATGGCCCTCGACATCGCGATGGGCGGCTCCACCAACACGATCCTCCACCTGCTGGCCGCGGCCCAGGAGGCCGAGCTCGCCTTCGGCCTCCCCGAGATGGACGAGATCTCCCGGCGGGTCCCCTGCCTCGCGAAGGTCGCCCCCAATGTGGCCCCCGGCGGGACGTACTACATGGAGGACGTGCACCGCGCGGGCGGTATCCCCGCGATCCTCGGCGAGCTGTACCGAGGCGGCCTGCTCAACGAGAACGTGCACAGCGTGCACGCCGATTCGCTCGACGAATGGCTGAAGACCTGGGACGTGCGCGGGGGCTCGCCCTCCGCCGAATCACTCGATCTCTGGTACGCGGCTCCCGGCTGCAAGCGTTCCGCGACCGCCTTCTCCCAGTCCGAGCGCTGGGACACACTCGACACGGACGCGGCCGGCGGCTGCATCCGCTCGGTCGAGCACGCCTACTCCAAGGACGGCGGACTCGCGGTCCTCAAGGGCAACCTGGCCGTCGACGGCTGCGTGGTGAAGACGGCGGGCGTCGACGAGTCGATCTGGACGTTCGAGGGCCCCGCGGTCGTCTGCGAGTCCCAGGACGAGGCCGTCGACAAGATCCTCCGCAAGGAGATCAAGGACGGCGACGTCGTCGTCATCCGCTACGAGGGCCCCAAGGGCGGCCCCGGCATGCAGGAGATGCTCTACCCCACGTCGTTCCTCAAGGGCCGCGGGCTGGGCAAGACCTGCGCCCTGGTGACCGACGGCCGGTTCTCCGGCGGAACCTCGGGCCTGTCCATCGGCCACGCGTCCCCCGAGGCCGCGTCCGGCGGCACCATCGCCCTGGTGGAGGACGGCGACCGGATCGCGATCGACATCCCGAACCGCACGATCGAGCTCCTGGTGTCCGACGAGGAGCTGGCCCGCCGTGACCAGGCCCTCGGCGGGGTGTACGCCCCCCGGAACCGCGACCGCAAGGTCTCCCAGGCGCTGCGTGCCTACGCGGCGATGGCGACCAGCGCGGACAAGGGCGCGGTCCGCGACGTCTCCAAGCTCGGCTGA
- a CDS encoding TetR family transcriptional regulator — translation MTPGADGPPPRRRGRPSRTADTTGPDARTRILEAARTEFAGRGYDKTSIRGIAKAADVDAALVHHYFGTKDEVFAAAVEVSFEPALVIPSILGGPSEDMGERLARYFIDVWENPVSRAPLLAILRSALTHEAAAKVLRGFVLRRLLERIAADLDVPDPTFRAELAASHMIGIAVLRYVIRAEPLASADPEEIIAMVAPTLQRYLGEK, via the coding sequence GTGACCCCCGGAGCCGACGGCCCGCCGCCCCGGCGCAGGGGCCGCCCCTCCCGTACGGCTGACACCACCGGCCCCGACGCCAGGACGCGGATCCTGGAGGCGGCCCGCACGGAGTTCGCCGGACGCGGCTACGACAAGACGTCGATCCGGGGCATCGCGAAGGCGGCGGACGTGGACGCGGCCCTGGTGCACCACTACTTCGGCACGAAGGACGAGGTCTTCGCCGCGGCCGTCGAGGTCTCCTTCGAGCCCGCGCTGGTCATCCCGTCGATCCTGGGCGGCCCCTCGGAGGACATGGGGGAGCGGCTGGCCCGGTATTTCATCGACGTGTGGGAGAACCCGGTGTCCCGGGCGCCGCTGCTGGCGATCCTCCGCTCCGCCCTGACGCACGAGGCGGCGGCGAAGGTGCTGCGCGGCTTCGTGCTGCGCAGGCTGCTGGAGCGCATCGCGGCGGACCTCGATGTGCCCGATCCGACCTTCCGCGCCGAACTGGCGGCCTCGCACATGATCGGTATCGCGGTCCTGCGGTACGTGATCAGGGCGGAACCGCTCGCGTCGGCCGACCCGGAGGAGATCATCGCGATGGTCGCCCCCACGCTCCAGAGGTATCTGGGCGAGAAGTGA
- a CDS encoding PQQ-binding-like beta-propeller repeat protein, which translates to MTTRNVGRPDGREADGVMPRRRLLRLAGAGLGLVLAGAVTTACGPEEADASGGAEGTEPGAGGKGGGDAFTTPPAGTAPRALWHETASVGTLGNHEVLAVVGNVVLVAGDPLVGRDLATGKQLWSLPGAAQPGARLIMGGDMLCLASGEYDGDLVGLDPATGKETWRSRLDGRYAQPRPIGADTERVYVVAGILEKDLSSRTNVIAAVDISTGKAVWSEQRDAGTEESGITSAVLGKHLVYTDHRKNLTVRDTATGRQLWSKKISSSNFERIAVHDGAVVVADGRNLRSFGLDDGAERWALETEEFSAFNGPTVLDGVLYASDSAHALWAVDPATGKRRWHNPDLLEVSVPLQFAKVGDTLYGATEFDENGGVQAYDARDGKLRWTYNDGKGSIEQWYVVSGGNRLAALHDGRLMALPAV; encoded by the coding sequence GTGACGACTCGGAACGTGGGCAGGCCGGACGGGCGCGAGGCGGACGGTGTCATGCCCCGCCGACGGCTGCTGCGGCTGGCCGGAGCGGGACTGGGACTCGTGCTGGCCGGGGCGGTGACGACCGCGTGCGGGCCCGAGGAGGCGGACGCCTCCGGCGGCGCGGAGGGGACGGAGCCCGGTGCGGGCGGCAAGGGGGGCGGAGACGCGTTCACGACTCCGCCCGCCGGGACCGCCCCCCGTGCGCTGTGGCATGAGACGGCTTCGGTGGGAACCCTCGGCAACCACGAGGTGCTCGCCGTCGTGGGCAACGTGGTGCTGGTCGCGGGTGATCCCCTGGTGGGCCGGGACCTCGCCACCGGCAAGCAGCTGTGGTCCCTGCCGGGTGCCGCCCAGCCGGGCGCGCGCCTGATCATGGGCGGGGACATGCTCTGTCTGGCCAGCGGCGAGTACGACGGTGATCTCGTGGGCCTCGACCCCGCCACCGGCAAGGAGACCTGGCGAAGCCGTCTCGACGGGCGGTACGCCCAGCCCCGGCCCATCGGCGCCGACACCGAACGCGTGTACGTGGTCGCGGGCATTCTGGAGAAGGACCTCAGTTCCCGGACCAACGTGATCGCCGCCGTCGACATCAGTACGGGCAAGGCGGTCTGGAGCGAGCAGAGGGACGCCGGGACGGAGGAGTCGGGCATCACCTCGGCCGTGCTCGGCAAGCACCTGGTCTACACCGACCACCGTAAGAACCTGACCGTCCGCGACACTGCGACCGGGCGGCAGTTGTGGTCGAAGAAGATCAGCAGTTCCAACTTCGAGCGGATCGCCGTCCACGACGGAGCGGTGGTCGTCGCCGACGGCAGGAACCTGCGCTCGTTCGGCCTGGACGACGGCGCCGAGCGCTGGGCGCTGGAGACCGAGGAGTTCTCCGCGTTCAACGGGCCGACCGTCCTGGACGGGGTGCTCTACGCCTCGGACAGCGCCCACGCCCTGTGGGCCGTCGACCCCGCCACGGGCAAGCGGCGGTGGCACAACCCCGACCTGCTCGAGGTCTCGGTCCCGCTGCAGTTCGCCAAGGTGGGGGACACTCTGTACGGGGCGACGGAGTTCGACGAGAACGGCGGCGTCCAGGCCTACGACGCGCGTGACGGAAAGCTCCGCTGGACCTACAACGACGGCAAGGGCTCGATCGAGCAGTGGTACGTGGTCTCCGGCGGCAACCGGCTGGCCGCGCTGCACGACGGTCGTTTGATGGCGCTCCCGGCGGTGTGA
- a CDS encoding protein kinase domain-containing protein, with protein sequence MPPLRGTGSRPEAEHPEYAGRYRLEACLGAGGMGVVHLARSPSGLQLAVKVVHRQHAADPEFRARFRQEVAAARRVSGAFTAPVVDADPAAELPWMATLYVPGPTLSAQVKRNGPMSPAELRRLTAGLAEALRDIHRAGVIHRDLKPSNVLLPDSGPKVIDFGISRPYDSDVRTETGKLIGSPPYMAPEQFQRPREVGPAADVFALGAVLVHAATGRGPFDSDSPYLVAYRVVHQEADLAGVPADLAPLVGRCLAKDPAERPTPDEIMSALHPPSYEAAAFIPVQRRPPAAESGETDEGTTHVRAGDGLPSGPGAGAAKGRRTRRRLACVAVAAVLVAGGLWAAGAWDGSRAPEAGAEKVRTASFVPWQTPLPGTDGSAPSCVPGAAGTGSALYCVAEGFGSARLDPSDGRMVWTHREAFPKGAEAAGPLGAVSGGAACTVVTGGELRAYSPGEGTELWRTNLSAYLDTPFPAGDTLLTVRRDGTLQGLAAASGASLWQRAVPGHERPGYALHDAGTGLAYAFESSAQGTTTLVTAVEVKTGATAWQRRLAGMLTPAGTSDGALLLTSMNEKAQTTGLVRYDPVLRSTTRIALPFRMNAPEAVVDGDTALLLERGGTLLALDVRPGAGRAERWRLETAVGVTSAPVLGGGGRLYFSAADGRLLAVDTENGTLLGQTRPRLREGKLSHASSLPSPVVLGGSVIGTAPDGSVFAVDADDPARW encoded by the coding sequence ATGCCGCCGCTGCGAGGGACCGGATCACGTCCGGAAGCGGAGCATCCTGAGTACGCCGGTCGGTACCGGCTGGAGGCATGTCTCGGAGCGGGCGGCATGGGTGTCGTACACCTGGCGCGCTCTCCCTCCGGGCTGCAGCTCGCAGTGAAGGTGGTGCACCGCCAGCACGCGGCGGATCCTGAGTTCAGAGCTCGTTTCCGGCAGGAGGTCGCGGCTGCCCGAAGGGTCAGCGGAGCGTTCACCGCGCCGGTCGTGGACGCCGACCCGGCGGCCGAGCTGCCCTGGATGGCCACCCTCTACGTACCCGGCCCGACGCTGTCCGCGCAGGTGAAGCGGAACGGGCCGATGAGCCCCGCCGAGCTGCGCAGGCTCACCGCCGGGCTCGCCGAGGCGTTGCGCGACATCCACCGGGCCGGTGTCATCCACCGGGATCTCAAGCCGAGCAACGTGCTGCTCCCCGACTCCGGACCCAAGGTCATCGACTTCGGGATCTCCCGGCCGTACGACAGTGATGTCCGCACGGAGACGGGCAAGCTGATCGGCTCGCCGCCGTACATGGCTCCCGAACAGTTCCAGCGGCCCCGCGAGGTCGGTCCGGCCGCGGACGTGTTCGCGCTCGGGGCGGTGCTGGTCCACGCGGCGACGGGCCGGGGGCCGTTCGACTCGGACAGCCCGTACCTGGTGGCCTACCGGGTCGTGCACCAGGAGGCCGATCTGGCCGGGGTGCCGGCGGATCTCGCGCCCCTGGTCGGGCGCTGTCTGGCCAAGGATCCGGCGGAGCGCCCCACCCCGGACGAGATCATGTCCGCGCTGCACCCTCCTTCATACGAGGCCGCCGCCTTCATACCCGTCCAGCGCAGGCCTCCGGCGGCCGAGTCCGGTGAGACGGACGAGGGCACCACACATGTGCGGGCGGGGGACGGGCTGCCCTCAGGTCCCGGGGCAGGGGCTGCGAAGGGCCGCCGCACGCGGCGTCGCCTCGCATGCGTCGCCGTGGCGGCGGTGCTGGTGGCCGGAGGTCTCTGGGCGGCCGGCGCGTGGGACGGTTCCCGGGCCCCGGAGGCCGGTGCGGAGAAGGTGCGCACGGCGTCCTTCGTACCGTGGCAGACACCACTGCCCGGCACGGACGGTTCGGCGCCGTCCTGCGTCCCGGGGGCCGCCGGTACGGGCTCCGCGCTGTACTGCGTGGCCGAGGGGTTCGGCTCGGCCCGGCTCGATCCCTCGGACGGCCGGATGGTCTGGACGCACCGGGAGGCCTTCCCGAAGGGCGCCGAGGCGGCCGGCCCGCTCGGCGCGGTGTCGGGGGGCGCGGCCTGCACCGTCGTGACGGGCGGAGAACTCCGGGCGTACTCGCCCGGTGAGGGCACGGAGCTCTGGCGTACGAACCTCTCCGCCTACCTCGACACCCCCTTCCCCGCGGGCGACACCCTGCTGACCGTCCGCCGGGACGGAACGCTCCAGGGGCTCGCAGCGGCGAGCGGCGCGTCCCTGTGGCAGCGCGCCGTCCCGGGACACGAGAGGCCCGGCTACGCGCTCCACGACGCCGGCACCGGACTCGCGTACGCGTTCGAGAGTTCGGCGCAGGGGACCACCACCCTGGTCACGGCCGTCGAGGTGAAGACCGGTGCGACGGCCTGGCAGCGCAGGCTGGCCGGGATGCTCACTCCGGCCGGGACCTCGGACGGGGCGCTCCTGCTGACCTCCATGAACGAGAAGGCCCAGACCACCGGCCTCGTGCGTTACGACCCGGTGCTGCGGAGCACGACCCGTATCGCGCTGCCCTTCCGGATGAACGCGCCGGAGGCCGTGGTGGACGGGGACACCGCCCTGCTGCTGGAGCGCGGCGGAACCCTGCTGGCGCTCGATGTCCGTCCCGGCGCGGGGCGGGCCGAGCGGTGGCGGCTGGAGACGGCCGTCGGGGTGACCTCGGCGCCGGTCCTGGGAGGGGGCGGCCGGCTGTACTTCTCGGCCGCCGACGGACGGCTGCTCGCCGTCGACACGGAGAACGGGACGCTGCTCGGCCAGACGCGTCCCCGGCTCAGGGAGGGCAAGCTCAGCCATGCCTCGTCCCTGCCCTCGCCCGTCGTCCTGGGCGGGAGTGTCATCGGCACGGCGCCGGACGGGTCCGTCTTCGCCGTGGACGCGGACGACCCCGCCCGCTGGTGA
- a CDS encoding Ppx/GppA phosphatase family protein: MRLGVLDVGSNTVHLLVVDAHPGARPQPAHSHKAELRLAELLDPEGAIGPEGVDRLVTTVAGALQAAEDKGCEDVLAFATSAVREAGNADEVLARVREETGVALAVLSGEEEARLTFLAARRWFGWSAGKLLVLDIGGGSLEVGYGMDEEPDAAVSLPFGAGRLTAAWLHGDPPDTTAVRELRRHVRAGIARTVGEFTRLGPPDHVVGTSKTFRQLARITGAARSAEGLYVQRVLTRKALEEWVPKLSAMTVAQRGSLPGVTEGRAAQLLAGALVAEGAMDLYGVEELEICPWALREGVILRRLDHLPAEQAALA; the protein is encoded by the coding sequence ATGAGACTCGGAGTCCTCGACGTGGGGTCGAACACGGTGCATCTGTTGGTGGTCGACGCCCATCCCGGCGCCCGCCCGCAGCCCGCCCACTCGCACAAGGCGGAATTGCGGCTCGCAGAACTTCTCGACCCGGAAGGGGCGATCGGCCCCGAAGGTGTGGACCGCCTCGTGACGACGGTCGCCGGCGCCCTCCAGGCAGCCGAGGACAAGGGCTGTGAGGACGTACTGGCGTTCGCCACCTCCGCAGTGCGTGAGGCGGGCAACGCCGACGAGGTGCTGGCCCGGGTGCGGGAGGAGACCGGTGTCGCCCTCGCCGTCCTCAGCGGCGAGGAGGAGGCCCGGCTGACGTTCCTGGCCGCCCGCCGCTGGTTCGGCTGGTCCGCCGGGAAGCTGCTGGTCCTGGACATCGGCGGCGGTTCGCTGGAGGTCGGCTACGGGATGGACGAGGAGCCCGACGCCGCCGTCTCACTGCCGTTCGGCGCTGGACGGCTCACCGCCGCCTGGCTTCACGGAGATCCGCCGGACACGACCGCCGTGCGGGAGCTGCGCCGGCACGTCCGCGCCGGCATCGCGCGCACCGTCGGCGAATTCACCCGGCTGGGGCCGCCCGACCATGTCGTCGGCACCTCCAAGACGTTCCGGCAGCTCGCGAGGATAACGGGCGCCGCCCGCTCCGCCGAGGGGCTGTACGTGCAGCGCGTCCTCACCCGCAAGGCCCTGGAGGAGTGGGTGCCGAAGCTGTCGGCGATGACCGTCGCGCAGCGGGGCAGTCTGCCCGGGGTCACCGAGGGGCGCGCCGCGCAGCTCCTGGCAGGGGCGCTCGTCGCCGAGGGTGCGATGGACCTGTACGGGGTCGAGGAGCTGGAGATCTGCCCCTGGGCGCTGCGCGAGGGCGTCATCCTGCGCCGTCTCGACCACCTGCCGGCGGAGCAGGCGGCCCTGGCCTGA
- a CDS encoding sugar phosphate isomerase/epimerase family protein, whose protein sequence is MRIPDAKVALSTASVYPESTATAFEIAARLGYDGVEVMVWTDPVSQDIEALKRLSDYHQVPILAVHAPCLLITQRVWSTDPWVKLQRARAAAEELGASTVVVHPPFRWQRNYARDFVTGIWRMADETDVRFAVENMYPWRYRDREMLAYAPAWDVSNDDYRHFTVDLSHTATARTDSLAMVDRMGDRLAHVHLADGKGSNKDEHLVPGRGDQPCAELLERLARTGFDGHVVIEVNTRRAMSSAEREADLAEALAFTRLHLASSARAPRP, encoded by the coding sequence GTGCGCATCCCGGATGCGAAGGTCGCCCTGTCGACGGCTTCCGTCTATCCGGAGTCGACGGCGACGGCCTTCGAGATCGCTGCGCGCCTGGGCTACGACGGTGTCGAGGTCATGGTCTGGACCGACCCGGTCAGCCAGGACATCGAGGCGCTGAAGCGGCTGTCGGACTACCACCAGGTGCCGATCCTGGCCGTGCACGCGCCCTGCCTGCTGATCACCCAGCGGGTCTGGTCCACCGACCCGTGGGTGAAGCTCCAGCGCGCCAGGGCCGCGGCGGAGGAGCTCGGCGCGTCGACGGTGGTCGTCCACCCGCCGTTCCGGTGGCAGCGGAACTACGCCCGGGACTTCGTCACGGGCATCTGGCGCATGGCGGACGAGACCGACGTGCGCTTCGCGGTCGAGAACATGTACCCGTGGCGCTACCGGGACCGCGAGATGCTCGCCTACGCCCCCGCCTGGGACGTCAGCAACGACGACTACCGGCACTTCACCGTGGACCTCTCGCACACCGCGACGGCGCGCACCGACAGTCTGGCCATGGTGGACCGGATGGGTGACCGGCTCGCGCACGTCCACCTCGCCGACGGCAAGGGCTCCAACAAGGACGAGCACCTGGTTCCCGGGCGGGGCGACCAGCCGTGCGCGGAACTGCTGGAGCGGCTGGCCCGTACCGGCTTCGACGGCCATGTGGTCATCGAGGTCAATACCCGCCGTGCCATGTCATCGGCCGAACGCGAGGCCGATCTGGCGGAGGCGCTCGCCTTCACCCGGCTCCATCTGGCGTCGTCGGCGCGGGCGCCCCGCCCGTGA
- a CDS encoding SH3 domain-containing protein yields MGVGENSTGTAVTDTGAPVVEEVTTLVAEEVTTLAADTVVYPIAPGYRVNVRRGPGTQYGIVRTLPYGMSVPVYCQKPGERVSGPYGTTNLWDNIANGQFVSDAYVKTGSDGYVATRCD; encoded by the coding sequence ATGGGCGTTGGAGAGAACAGCACCGGCACAGCCGTCACGGACACCGGGGCGCCCGTCGTGGAGGAGGTGACGACGCTCGTCGCGGAGGAGGTGACGACGCTCGCCGCGGACACCGTCGTCTACCCGATCGCGCCCGGCTACCGCGTCAACGTCCGCCGGGGGCCGGGCACGCAGTACGGGATCGTGCGGACGCTTCCGTACGGAATGAGCGTCCCGGTGTACTGCCAGAAGCCGGGGGAGCGCGTGTCAGGCCCGTACGGCACGACGAACCTCTGGGACAACATCGCCAACGGGCAGTTCGTGTCGGACGCCTACGTCAAGACGGGCAGTGACGGCTACGTCGCCACGCGCTGCGACTGA